The following proteins come from a genomic window of Pseudomonas sp. Z8(2022):
- a CDS encoding 5-oxoprolinase subunit B family protein, with amino-acid sequence MKRPNVRLEVAGIDSLILRLFDHIDEANMPWMLAARARLQEAFGSALLDLVPSYTTLLLHYDLCQLDGAQARAKVAEALDGLQPADLQGGREHQLPTWYDRSVGPELQLLAQRSGLSEAEVIARHSGHAYQVFALGFAPGFAFMGLVEEILAAPRLSTPRKRIAAGSVGIAERQTAAYPVVSPGGWNLIGRTPVRLFGGDIEGYSLLQPGDRVRFVPIERAEFIRLGGDDSPLEGSQ; translated from the coding sequence ATGAAGAGGCCCAATGTCCGGCTGGAAGTTGCCGGGATCGACAGCCTGATACTGCGTCTGTTCGACCATATCGATGAAGCCAACATGCCGTGGATGCTGGCGGCGCGCGCACGTCTGCAGGAGGCATTCGGCAGTGCACTGCTGGATCTGGTGCCCTCCTACACCACGCTGCTGCTGCACTACGACCTGTGCCAGCTCGATGGCGCTCAGGCGCGGGCAAAGGTCGCCGAGGCGCTCGATGGCTTGCAGCCTGCCGATCTGCAGGGTGGTCGCGAGCACCAGTTGCCCACCTGGTACGACCGCAGCGTCGGGCCCGAGCTGCAACTGCTGGCGCAGCGCAGCGGGCTGAGCGAGGCCGAGGTTATCGCCCGGCATAGCGGCCATGCCTATCAGGTATTCGCGCTGGGTTTCGCCCCCGGCTTCGCCTTCATGGGCCTGGTCGAGGAAATCCTCGCCGCACCGCGCCTGAGCACGCCGCGCAAGCGCATCGCGGCCGGCAGCGTCGGTATCGCCGAACGGCAGACGGCTGCCTACCCGGTGGTTTCGCCCGGCGGCTGGAACCTGATCGGGCGCACCCCGGTTCGCCTGTTCGGTGGTGATATCGAGGGTTACAGCCTGCTGCAGCCCGGTGACCGGGTACGTTTCGTGCCCATCGAACGTGCCGAATTCATCCGCCTGGGTGGTGACGACAGCCCTCTGGAGGGCAGCCAATGA
- a CDS encoding 5-oxoprolinase subunit PxpA, with protein MNSLLLNCDIGESFGAWTMGLDAEVMPYIDCANIACGFHASDPSVMRKTVALAVAHDVRIGAHTAYQDLVGFGRRSMDCTPQEIEDLMLYQIGALEGICRSQGTHVSYVKPHGALYQDMMRKPATLRAVMSAVAKYNHHLPLMLMCTRDNSAAQAMGDEFGLTLWFEAFADRAYDSEGFLVSRSLPGAVHHDSEVIVSQAVTLARGEALQASDGSALHLNAQTLCVHGDNASSVAAVQRIRQAFDGLALA; from the coding sequence TTGAACAGCCTGCTTTTGAATTGCGACATCGGTGAAAGCTTCGGCGCCTGGACCATGGGCCTGGACGCCGAGGTCATGCCCTATATCGACTGCGCCAACATCGCCTGCGGCTTTCATGCCTCGGACCCCAGCGTGATGCGCAAGACTGTGGCCCTGGCCGTGGCCCACGACGTGCGCATCGGCGCACATACCGCCTATCAGGACCTGGTCGGCTTCGGCCGCCGCTCTATGGATTGCACTCCGCAGGAAATCGAAGACCTGATGCTCTACCAGATCGGTGCGCTGGAAGGAATCTGCCGTAGCCAAGGCACCCACGTCAGCTACGTCAAGCCGCATGGCGCGCTTTATCAGGACATGATGCGCAAACCCGCTACCCTGCGCGCGGTGATGAGTGCCGTAGCCAAGTACAACCACCACCTTCCGCTGATGCTGATGTGCACTCGCGACAACAGCGCGGCGCAGGCGATGGGCGATGAATTCGGCCTTACCCTGTGGTTCGAAGCGTTCGCCGACCGTGCCTACGATTCCGAAGGTTTCCTGGTCAGCCGCAGTCTGCCGGGCGCCGTGCATCACGACAGCGAGGTGATCGTCAGCCAGGCGGTCACTCTTGCGCGTGGCGAGGCGCTGCAGGCAAGCGACGGCAGCGCGCTGCATCTGAACGCGCAGACTCTGTGCGTGCATGGCGACAACGCCAGTTCGGTCGCGGCAGTACAACGTATTCGACAGGCCTTCGACGGGCTGGCACTGGCATGA
- a CDS encoding TRAP transporter substrate-binding protein, giving the protein MALPVHGSERWSMSVEQPAGNFISRVAVDFARNVRQATNGQLNIRVHPNSTLYPRLEVKAAVSRGDIQIGDVFMSALGNEDPIYELDSLPFLATDYEQARQLWAASRAAVERRLLADGVRLVYAVPWPAQSLFSNRPLRAVEDVRDLRFRSYNPTISRLAHLLHAQPTIINTEDVPQAFREGQVDIMLTSSATGMDLRAWDFVSHFYDVRAFIPKNIVIVNERAFQRLPEAQRHALMHAGERAERAGWELSWALTGYQTRMLARRGVTVVQDINPRLRRELTDVGQQITEEWLARAGKEHAQIIETYLDGQSR; this is encoded by the coding sequence ATGGCTCTGCCCGTGCACGGCAGCGAACGCTGGTCGATGTCGGTGGAGCAGCCCGCCGGCAATTTCATCAGCCGCGTGGCTGTGGATTTTGCCAGGAATGTTCGCCAGGCCACCAACGGTCAGTTGAACATTCGTGTTCACCCCAATTCCACCTTGTATCCACGCTTGGAAGTGAAGGCGGCGGTAAGCCGTGGTGATATTCAGATCGGCGATGTGTTCATGTCTGCGCTGGGCAATGAAGACCCGATCTACGAGCTGGACAGCCTGCCGTTTCTCGCCACTGATTATGAGCAGGCACGCCAGCTCTGGGCTGCGAGCCGAGCTGCCGTAGAGCGACGCCTGCTGGCCGATGGTGTACGCCTGGTTTACGCCGTGCCATGGCCTGCGCAGAGCCTGTTCAGCAATCGCCCGCTGCGGGCTGTCGAGGATGTCCGCGACCTGCGCTTTCGCAGTTACAATCCGACCATCTCTCGTCTGGCTCACTTGCTCCATGCTCAGCCCACGATCATCAATACCGAGGATGTGCCGCAGGCTTTTCGTGAGGGGCAGGTAGACATCATGCTCACCTCCAGCGCGACCGGCATGGACCTGCGCGCATGGGACTTCGTCTCGCACTTCTACGACGTTCGTGCCTTCATTCCGAAGAACATCGTTATCGTCAACGAGCGTGCCTTCCAGCGCCTACCCGAAGCTCAGCGCCATGCGCTGATGCATGCCGGCGAGCGCGCCGAACGGGCTGGTTGGGAGTTGTCCTGGGCCTTGACTGGCTACCAGACGCGAATGCTCGCCAGGCGTGGTGTTACTGTCGTGCAGGACATCAATCCGCGACTGCGCCGGGAGCTGACCGACGTCGGTCAGCAGATCACCGAGGAGTGGTTGGCGCGTGCCGGCAAGGAGCATGCGCAGATCATCGAGACGTATCTCGACGGGCAGTCACGTTAG
- a CDS encoding methyl-accepting chemotaxis protein, which translates to MSFLLSWQQKFRALIALTLISLILMAAASLWASHSLSSALQAREQAAAYAGASTELMNHWWRQNAARQQITPDRLEAFNNGLGELQELVGQLLTQAQALGDDVTLQHAQQIQTVLLEELAQQRQWLNLNQALGLTPFEGQRKTLSEKGKALEAISFDLIKPFIAGALSSQRDYLSTFDPAFAQMTLTAIDKLQEQITDLEWQDTPIGKNVQGFAQAFADANGNIERINATNQRLRQLGEQLQTRIDEQAQALQSGLLLRRTQEAEQARLSALWMMGLSFLAVAALLCFTLLQASRTLVTRLRNVIQLLSKVASGDLTGKLPVGRNTNDEFNQLADSANRMIQGIGGIVAEVVRANAELSRLHNHLGDAMRQLGDNSTQVEMQTEQAASASHQISATLNDMAQRTAEVGSATTSAYDAARNGGEVIAASVDSMSRLAQLIQDTHSQVDALGQSSTRVSGIVDVINSLADQTNLLALNAAIEAARAGEAGRGFSVVADEVRSLAQKTVAATTDISAIVSEFQQQTRHMHQLMSNGLNLAADSERHAAQVADAITSITSAMERLTGEMNQVVVAIEEVSTTTEDIADKMETIHVHTGQSKDLRHTLGDHTEGLSSQVDALGRSASQFRLA; encoded by the coding sequence GTGAGCTTTTTACTGTCCTGGCAACAAAAATTCCGCGCACTTATCGCGCTCACCCTGATCAGTCTGATCCTCATGGCAGCGGCCTCTCTATGGGCCAGCCACAGCCTCAGCAGTGCATTACAGGCAAGGGAACAAGCGGCAGCCTATGCCGGTGCCAGTACCGAGCTGATGAACCACTGGTGGCGGCAGAACGCCGCGCGCCAGCAGATCACCCCTGATCGGCTGGAGGCGTTCAACAACGGCCTCGGTGAACTGCAAGAACTCGTCGGACAACTGTTGACACAAGCCCAGGCACTGGGAGACGACGTCACCCTGCAGCACGCCCAGCAGATTCAGACAGTGCTGCTTGAAGAACTGGCCCAGCAACGCCAGTGGCTGAATCTCAATCAGGCGCTGGGGCTGACGCCATTCGAGGGCCAGCGCAAGACGCTGAGCGAGAAAGGCAAGGCACTGGAAGCGATCAGCTTCGACTTGATCAAACCCTTCATCGCCGGTGCCCTGAGCAGTCAGCGTGACTATCTATCGACCTTCGATCCGGCGTTCGCCCAGATGACCCTGACGGCTATCGACAAGCTGCAGGAGCAGATTACAGACCTGGAATGGCAGGACACGCCGATCGGCAAGAACGTACAGGGCTTCGCCCAGGCCTTCGCCGATGCCAACGGCAACATCGAACGCATCAACGCGACCAATCAGCGCCTGCGCCAGCTGGGCGAACAACTGCAGACGCGTATCGATGAGCAGGCGCAGGCGCTGCAAAGTGGCCTGTTGCTGCGCCGCACCCAGGAGGCGGAACAGGCGCGCCTGTCGGCGCTGTGGATGATGGGGCTGAGTTTCCTCGCCGTCGCCGCCCTGCTCTGCTTCACCCTGCTGCAAGCCTCGCGCACCCTGGTCACACGCCTGCGCAACGTCATTCAGTTGCTCAGCAAGGTCGCCTCCGGCGATCTCACCGGCAAGTTGCCCGTGGGCCGCAATACCAACGACGAGTTCAACCAGTTGGCCGATTCGGCCAACCGCATGATTCAGGGCATCGGCGGTATCGTCGCCGAAGTGGTACGTGCCAACGCCGAGCTGAGCCGCCTGCACAACCACCTGGGCGATGCCATGCGCCAGCTGGGCGACAACAGCACCCAGGTGGAAATGCAGACCGAGCAGGCCGCCTCGGCCTCGCATCAGATCAGCGCCACCCTCAACGACATGGCGCAACGTACGGCCGAAGTCGGCAGCGCCACCACCAGTGCCTACGATGCCGCACGCAACGGCGGCGAGGTGATAGCCGCCAGCGTCGACAGCATGAGCCGCCTGGCGCAGCTGATTCAGGACACCCACAGCCAGGTCGACGCACTCGGCCAGAGCAGCACCCGGGTCAGCGGCATCGTCGACGTGATCAACAGCCTCGCCGATCAAACCAACCTGCTCGCGCTCAACGCGGCCATCGAGGCGGCCCGTGCCGGGGAAGCCGGTCGCGGGTTCTCGGTGGTAGCCGATGAGGTACGCTCCCTGGCACAGAAGACGGTCGCGGCAACTACCGACATCAGCGCCATCGTCAGTGAATTCCAGCAACAGACCCGACACATGCATCAGCTGATGAGCAACGGCCTGAATCTCGCGGCAGACAGCGAACGGCATGCGGCTCAGGTGGCGGATGCGATCACCTCCATCACCTCGGCGATGGAGCGGCTGACCGGCGAAATGAATCAGGTCGTGGTCGCCATCGAGGAAGTCTCCACCACCACCGAGGACATCGCCGACAAGATGGAAACCATCCACGTGCATACCGGGCAGAGCAAGGACCTGCGTCATACGCTGGGCGATCACACCGAGGGGCTGTCGTCCCAGGTCGATGCACTGGGGCGCAGCGCCAGCCAGTTCCGCCTGGCTTGA
- a CDS encoding NAD-glutamate dehydrogenase encodes MAFFTAASKADFQHQLQAALAQHVSEQALPQVALFAEQFFGIIALEELTQRRLSDLVGCTLSAWRMLDQFDQARPQVRAFNPDYEKHGWQSTHTAVEILHGDIPFLVDSVRMELNRHGYSIHTLQNSVFSVRRDQNGQLLEILPRGTQGEGVLQEALMFLEIDRCSSAAELKTLEKAIHEVFGDVRMCVADFQPMKAKARELLAWLDRARLKVDKTELDEIKVYLNWLLDNHFTFLGYEEFTVAPSADGGTMVYDEASLLGLSKRLRTGLSAEELHIEPEAVAYLREPQLLSFAKAAVPSRVHRPAYPDFVSIRELDAKGNVVKECRFMGLYTSAVYAESVWNIPYIRRKVDVIKQRSGFDSSAHLGKELAQVLEVLPRDDLFQTPVDDLFNTALAIVQIQERNKIRVFLRRDPYGRFCYCLAYVPRDVYSTETRMKIQQVLMERLQATDCEFWTFFSESVLARVQFILRVDPKNKTQIDPVRLEKEVIQACRSWKDDYASLMVESLGEAQGTNVLAEFPGGFPAGYRERFAPHSAVVDMQHLLSLSNDKPLVMSFYQPLVHGDQQLHCKLYHADTPLPLSDVLPILENLGLRVLGEFPYKLRRADGREFWIHDFAFTYAEGLDVDIQQLNDTLQDAFIHIVGGDAENDAFNRLVLTAAMPWRDVALLRAYARYLKQIRLGFDLSYIASTLLNHADIARELVRLFRTRFYLARKLTAEDLEDKQQKLEQAILAALDNVAVLNEDRILRRYLDLIKATLRTNFFQTDANGAAKPYFSFKLSPRLIPDIPRPVPKFEIFVYSPRVEGVHLRFGDVARGGLRWSDREEDFRTEVLGLVKAQQVKNAVIVPMGAKGGFVPRRMPVGGSRDEVMAEGIACYRIFISGLLDITDNLKDGEVVPPQNVVRHDADDPYLVVAADKGTATFSDIANGIAAEYGFWLGDAFASGGSAGYDHKGMGITAKGGWVSVQRHFRERGIDVQQDNVTVIGIGDMAGDVFGNGMLLSDKLQLVAAFNHLHIFIDPNPDAARSFAERKRLFELPRSSWADYDASLISEGGGIFLRSAKSIAITPQMKARFDITADKLAPTELLNALLKAPVDLIWNGGIGTYVKSSRESHADVGDKANDALRVDGRELRARVVGEGGNLGMTQLGRVEFGLHGGASNTDFIDNAGGVDCSDHEVNIKILLGEIVSGGDMTEKQRNKLLAEMTDDVSELVLGNNYKQTQALSLAERRARERVGEYKRLMNALESAGKLDRALEFLPSDEELNERAANGQGLTRPELSVLISYSKIDLKESLLKSLVPDDDYLAREMETAFPAILTEKFGDAMRRHRLKREIVSTQIANDLVNHMGITFVQRLKESTGMSAANVAGAYVIVRDLFRLPHWWAQIEALDYKVPAELQLQLMDELMRLGRRATRWFLRSRRNELDAARDVAHFAPRIEALVGRLDELLEGPAREQWLARYQSFVEAGTPEELARVVAGTSHLYTLLPIIEAADVTGKDASEVATAYFAVGGSLELSWYLQQITNLPVENNWQALAREAFRDDLDWQQRAITVSVLQMAEGPQEIEARVALWLDQHQRLVDRWKAMLAELRSATGTDYAMYAVANRELMDLAQSA; translated from the coding sequence ATGGCGTTCTTTACGGCGGCCAGCAAAGCCGACTTCCAGCACCAACTGCAAGCGGCCCTGGCACAGCACGTGAGTGAGCAGGCGCTGCCACAAGTAGCCCTTTTCGCCGAACAGTTCTTCGGCATCATCGCACTCGAAGAATTGACCCAGAGACGTCTGTCCGACCTGGTCGGCTGTACCCTGTCGGCCTGGCGCATGCTGGATCAGTTCGATCAGGCCAGGCCGCAGGTGCGTGCCTTCAACCCCGACTACGAGAAGCACGGCTGGCAGTCCACCCATACCGCGGTGGAAATCCTCCATGGCGATATTCCGTTCCTGGTCGATTCCGTGCGCATGGAGCTGAACCGCCACGGCTACAGCATCCACACCCTGCAAAACAGCGTATTCAGCGTACGCCGTGACCAGAATGGCCAGTTGCTGGAGATCCTGCCGCGCGGCACCCAGGGCGAGGGCGTGCTGCAAGAAGCGCTGATGTTCCTGGAGATCGACCGCTGCTCCAGCGCTGCCGAACTGAAAACCCTGGAGAAGGCCATTCACGAAGTCTTCGGCGACGTGCGCATGTGCGTCGCCGACTTCCAGCCGATGAAGGCCAAGGCGCGCGAGCTGCTGGCCTGGCTGGATCGCGCCAGGCTCAAGGTGGACAAGACCGAGCTGGACGAAATCAAGGTCTACCTGAACTGGCTGCTGGACAACCATTTCACCTTCCTCGGATACGAGGAGTTCACCGTCGCGCCGAGCGCCGATGGCGGCACCATGGTCTATGACGAAGCATCCCTGCTGGGTCTGTCCAAGCGCCTGCGCACCGGCTTGTCCGCCGAAGAACTGCATATCGAGCCGGAGGCGGTGGCCTACCTGCGCGAACCGCAGCTGCTGTCCTTCGCCAAGGCCGCAGTGCCGAGCCGGGTGCACCGTCCGGCCTACCCGGATTTCGTTTCCATCCGCGAGCTCGATGCCAAGGGCAACGTGGTCAAGGAATGCCGCTTCATGGGCCTGTACACCTCGGCGGTGTACGCGGAAAGCGTGTGGAACATCCCCTATATCCGCCGCAAGGTGGACGTGATCAAACAGCGTTCGGGCTTCGACAGCAGCGCCCACCTCGGCAAGGAACTGGCCCAGGTGCTGGAAGTGCTGCCGCGCGACGATCTGTTCCAGACGCCGGTGGACGACCTGTTCAACACCGCACTGGCCATCGTGCAGATCCAGGAGCGCAACAAGATCCGCGTGTTCCTGCGCCGCGATCCCTACGGGCGCTTCTGCTACTGCCTGGCCTACGTGCCGCGTGATGTCTATTCCACCGAAACCCGGATGAAGATCCAGCAGGTGCTGATGGAGCGCCTGCAGGCCACCGATTGCGAGTTCTGGACCTTCTTCTCCGAGTCGGTGCTGGCGCGGGTGCAGTTCATCCTGCGCGTCGATCCGAAGAACAAGACCCAGATCGACCCGGTGCGTCTGGAGAAGGAAGTCATCCAGGCCTGCCGTTCGTGGAAGGACGACTACGCCAGCCTGATGGTGGAAAGCCTCGGTGAAGCCCAGGGCACCAACGTGCTGGCCGAGTTCCCGGGCGGCTTCCCGGCCGGTTACCGCGAACGTTTCGCCCCGCATTCGGCAGTGGTGGACATGCAGCACCTGCTCAGTCTGAGCAACGACAAGCCGCTGGTGATGAGCTTCTACCAGCCGCTGGTACACGGCGATCAGCAACTGCATTGCAAGCTGTATCACGCCGACACGCCGCTACCGCTGTCCGACGTGCTGCCGATTCTGGAAAACCTCGGCCTGCGCGTGCTTGGCGAGTTCCCCTACAAGCTGCGCCGCGCCGATGGCCGCGAGTTCTGGATTCACGATTTCGCCTTCACCTACGCCGAAGGTCTGGATGTCGATATCCAGCAGCTCAACGACACCCTGCAGGATGCCTTCATCCATATCGTCGGCGGCGATGCCGAGAACGATGCGTTCAACCGCCTGGTGCTGACCGCCGCCATGCCCTGGCGCGACGTGGCGCTGCTGCGTGCCTACGCCCGTTATCTGAAGCAGATTCGCCTGGGCTTCGACCTCAGCTACATCGCCTCGACCCTGCTCAACCACGCCGATATCGCCAGGGAGCTGGTGCGTCTGTTCCGCACTCGCTTCTACCTCGCGCGCAAGCTCACCGCCGAGGATCTGGAGGACAAGCAGCAGAAGCTCGAACAGGCCATTCTGGCTGCACTGGACAACGTCGCGGTGCTCAACGAAGACCGCATCCTGCGTCGCTATCTGGACCTGATCAAGGCGACCCTGCGCACCAACTTCTTCCAGACCGATGCCAATGGCGCGGCCAAGCCCTATTTCAGCTTCAAGCTCAGCCCTCGCCTGATTCCGGACATTCCGCGACCGGTGCCGAAGTTCGAGATCTTCGTCTACAGCCCGCGTGTCGAAGGCGTGCACCTGCGCTTCGGTGACGTCGCCCGCGGCGGGTTGCGCTGGTCGGATCGCGAAGAGGACTTCCGTACCGAAGTGCTCGGCCTGGTCAAGGCGCAGCAGGTGAAGAACGCGGTGATCGTGCCGATGGGCGCCAAGGGCGGTTTCGTGCCGCGCAGGATGCCGGTCGGTGGCTCGCGTGACGAGGTGATGGCCGAGGGCATCGCCTGCTACCGCATCTTCATCAGCGGCCTGCTGGATATCACCGACAACCTCAAGGATGGCGAGGTGGTACCGCCGCAGAACGTGGTGCGCCATGATGCCGATGACCCCTATCTGGTGGTAGCGGCGGACAAGGGCACGGCGACCTTCTCCGACATTGCCAACGGCATCGCTGCCGAGTACGGTTTCTGGCTCGGCGACGCCTTTGCTTCCGGCGGCTCGGCTGGTTATGACCACAAGGGCATGGGCATTACCGCCAAGGGCGGCTGGGTCTCGGTGCAGCGTCATTTCCGCGAACGCGGCATCGACGTGCAGCAGGACAACGTCACCGTGATCGGCATCGGCGACATGGCCGGTGACGTGTTCGGCAACGGCATGCTGCTGTCGGACAAGCTGCAACTGGTGGCAGCCTTCAACCACCTGCACATCTTCATCGACCCGAACCCGGATGCGGCCAGGAGCTTTGCCGAGCGCAAGCGTCTGTTCGAACTGCCACGCTCCAGCTGGGCAGACTACGATGCCTCGCTGATCTCCGAGGGTGGCGGCATCTTCCTGCGCAGCGCCAAGAGCATCGCCATTACTCCGCAGATGAAGGCGCGCTTCGACATCACTGCCGACAAGCTGGCGCCCACCGAGCTGCTCAACGCGTTGCTCAAGGCCCCGGTTGACCTGATCTGGAACGGCGGCATCGGCACCTATGTGAAGTCCAGCAGGGAGAGCCATGCCGATGTCGGCGACAAGGCCAATGACGCGCTGCGCGTCGATGGCCGCGAACTGCGCGCCAGGGTGGTGGGCGAGGGCGGCAATCTGGGCATGACCCAACTCGGTCGCGTCGAGTTCGGCCTGCATGGCGGTGCCAGCAATACCGACTTCATCGACAACGCCGGTGGCGTGGACTGCTCCGACCATGAGGTGAACATCAAGATCCTGCTCGGCGAGATCGTCTCTGGCGGTGACATGACCGAGAAGCAGCGCAACAAGCTGCTGGCCGAGATGACCGACGATGTGTCCGAGCTGGTGCTGGGCAACAACTACAAGCAGACCCAGGCGCTGTCGCTGGCCGAGCGCCGCGCCCGCGAGCGTGTCGGCGAGTACAAACGCCTGATGAACGCGCTGGAGAGTGCCGGCAAGCTGGACCGCGCGCTGGAGTTCCTGCCGTCGGACGAGGAGCTGAACGAGCGTGCTGCCAACGGTCAGGGCCTGACCCGGCCGGAACTGTCGGTGCTGATCTCCTACAGCAAGATCGACCTCAAGGAGTCGCTGCTCAAATCCCTGGTGCCGGACGACGACTACCTGGCGCGCGAGATGGAAACCGCCTTCCCGGCGATCCTCACCGAGAAGTTCGGCGACGCCATGCGTCGTCACCGCCTCAAGCGCGAAATCGTCAGCACGCAGATCGCCAACGATCTGGTCAACCACATGGGCATCACCTTCGTGCAGCGTTTGAAGGAGTCCACCGGCATGAGCGCGGCCAATGTCGCTGGCGCCTATGTGATCGTCCGTGACCTGTTCCGCCTGCCGCACTGGTGGGCACAGATCGAGGCGCTGGACTACAAGGTGCCGGCCGAGCTGCAACTGCAGCTGATGGACGAGCTGATGCGTCTGGGCCGTCGCGCCACCCGCTGGTTCCTGCGCAGCCGCCGCAACGAGCTGGACGCCGCCCGCGACGTCGCGCACTTCGCACCGCGCATCGAAGCGCTGGTCGGTCGTCTGGACGAGCTGCTCGAAGGCCCGGCCCGCGAACAGTGGCTGGCGCGCTACCAGAGCTTCGTCGAGGCCGGAACGCCGGAAGAACTGGCGCGCGTTGTCGCTGGCACCAGTCATCTGTACACGCTGCTGCCGATCATCGAAGCGGCGGACGTCACCGGCAAGGATGCCAGCGAAGTGGCCACCGCCTACTTCGCGGTTGGCGGCTCTCTGGAGCTGTCCTGGTATCTGCAGCAGATCACCAACCTGCCGGTGGAAAACAACTGGCAGGCGCTGGCTCGCGAAGCCTTCCGTGACGATCTCGACTGGCAGCAGCGTGCGATCACCGTGTCGGTGCTGCAGATGGCCGAAGGGCCGCAGGAAATCGAGGCCCGTGTGGCGCTGTGGCTCGACCAGCATCAACGTCTGGTCGATCGCTGGAAGGCGATGCTGGCTGAGCTGCGCTCGGCAACCGGTACCGACTACGCCATGTACGCAGTGGCCAACCGCGAGCTGATGGATCTGGCGCAAAGCGCCTGA
- a CDS encoding M48 family metalloprotease translates to MNVLRPTLLTLACLFAAHTGASDLPSLGDASSSIVSPQQEHQLGRAWLGLLRGQVSQLDDPQLKDFVESSVYRLSETSQLQDRRLEFVLLNSPQLNAFAAPGGIVGVNGGLFLYAQTEAEYASVMAHELAHLSQRHFARGVEAQQRMQLPLMAAMLAGIVAAAAGAGDAGIATIMSTQAAAIQEQRRFSRQNEQEADRIGLVNLEKAGYDPRAMPLMFERLMRQYRYDAKPPEFLLTHPVSESRIADTRNRAEQYPAKGREDSLRYQLMRARVQLIYEETPGVAAKRFRAMLDENPGLDAARYGLVLAQMKTGQLAEAGETLAPLLSKAPDDITYNLAQIELDMAANRLDAAERRQQRLFSLYPSNFPLQQTQVDLLLKQQRIADAERALDNMLKSRAKDPDVWYQVAEVRGLSGNTIGLHQARAEFFALVGDYNQAIEQLDFAKRRASNNFQLASRIDARQRELAEEKRLVEQMLR, encoded by the coding sequence ATGAATGTTCTGCGCCCCACCCTGCTGACGCTGGCCTGCCTCTTCGCTGCCCATACGGGCGCCAGTGACCTGCCGTCGCTTGGCGACGCCAGTTCCTCGATCGTCTCGCCCCAGCAGGAACACCAGCTCGGTCGCGCCTGGCTCGGCCTGCTGCGCGGCCAGGTTTCGCAACTGGACGACCCGCAGCTCAAGGATTTCGTCGAGTCCAGCGTCTATCGTCTGTCGGAAACCAGCCAGTTGCAGGATCGTCGCCTCGAGTTCGTCCTGCTCAACAGCCCGCAGCTGAACGCCTTTGCCGCCCCCGGCGGGATCGTCGGGGTGAACGGCGGCCTGTTCCTCTATGCGCAGACCGAAGCCGAATACGCCTCGGTAATGGCGCACGAACTGGCGCACTTGTCACAACGCCACTTCGCTCGCGGTGTCGAGGCACAGCAGCGCATGCAGTTGCCGCTGATGGCTGCGATGCTTGCGGGTATCGTCGCCGCGGCGGCAGGCGCCGGCGACGCCGGTATTGCCACCATCATGTCGACCCAGGCCGCAGCCATTCAGGAGCAGCGGCGCTTCTCCCGGCAGAATGAACAGGAAGCCGACCGCATCGGCCTGGTCAACCTGGAAAAGGCCGGCTACGACCCGCGCGCCATGCCGCTGATGTTCGAGCGCCTGATGCGTCAGTATCGCTATGACGCCAAGCCGCCGGAGTTCCTGCTGACTCACCCGGTGTCCGAGTCGCGTATCGCCGATACCCGCAACCGCGCCGAGCAATACCCGGCCAAGGGTCGCGAAGACAGCCTGCGCTACCAGTTGATGCGCGCCCGCGTGCAGCTGATCTACGAAGAAACGCCAGGCGTCGCGGCCAAGCGTTTCCGTGCCATGCTCGATGAGAACCCCGGGCTCGATGCCGCACGCTACGGCCTGGTTCTGGCCCAGATGAAAACCGGCCAGCTTGCCGAGGCCGGCGAGACCCTGGCCCCGCTGCTGAGCAAGGCCCCGGACGACATCACCTACAACCTGGCGCAGATCGAGCTGGATATGGCGGCCAATCGGCTGGACGCCGCCGAGCGCCGTCAGCAGCGCCTGTTCTCTCTCTATCCGAGCAACTTCCCGCTGCAGCAAACGCAGGTCGACCTGCTGCTCAAGCAGCAACGCATTGCCGATGCAGAACGCGCCCTGGACAACATGCTCAAGAGCCGCGCCAAGGATCCGGACGTCTGGTATCAGGTCGCCGAGGTACGCGGCCTGAGCGGCAATACCATCGGTCTGCACCAGGCACGCGCGGAGTTCTTCGCCCTGGTCGGCGACTACAACCAGGCCATCGAGCAGCTGGACTTCGCCAAGCGCCGCGCCAGCAACAACTTCCAGTTGGCCTCGCGCATCGATGCCCGTCAGCGCGAACTCGCCGAAGAGAAGCGTCTGGTCGAGCAGATGTTGCGCTGA
- a CDS encoding sulfurtransferase TusA family protein yields the protein MTDAPAFDAELDACGLNCPLPLLKAKLELNRLASGAVLKVSATDAGSQRDFRAFASLAGHALLHEEVEAGIYRYWLRKA from the coding sequence ATGACAGACGCACCGGCCTTCGATGCCGAACTCGACGCCTGCGGGCTGAACTGCCCGCTGCCCTTGCTCAAAGCCAAGCTCGAGCTCAATCGCCTGGCCAGCGGCGCCGTACTCAAGGTCAGCGCCACCGATGCCGGCTCGCAGCGCGATTTTCGCGCTTTCGCCAGTTTGGCCGGGCATGCGCTGCTGCATGAAGAGGTCGAAGCGGGTATTTATCGTTACTGGTTGCGCAAGGCCTGA